The following DNA comes from Micromonospora chokoriensis.
CTCGTGAGCAGGTCCGCGCGGAAGCCGCGCACGGGCGACGTCCTACACCTGACCCGCGCCGCGAGCGTTCAGTTCATGCGCCCGATCTTCGTCCGCGTGATTCGGGTCCTCGACTTGCCGACCTATGACGGGTGGATCTGGATTGACGCGTACGAGCTGGCTAGGAGCGGCGATGCAGTCGCGCGCCGGTCCCTGTTCGTCATGTCCGCCGGTCTGATTTGGCAGGACCCGTCCATCCAAGCCGTCCGGAAGACCGTCCGCCGTCCGGTCGCCCGTACGCCCTTGCGGGTCGTCTGATGCGGGGTGAACCAGAGCACAAGCCGCTGCGCCCGTCGTGGCGTTGCCCTAACTGCGGCATTCCCTGGCCCTGCTCGGCGGCGAAGCTGCGCCTCCTCGGCCGGTACCGTCAGGATCGGCCGGGCCTGCTGGTGTACATGGCAGAGGTTCAGGAGGAAGCGGCGGCTGACCTGACGAAGCTCAACCCGGGCGTCACGTTGCCCGACCTGACGACGCGCTTCGTCGGCTGGGCCGAACGCCGGTAGCTCCGCAGCATCCACCCGGGCGACGAAGGTATGCACTATTCGGATTGGTCTCACCGATGGTGCGGTGGACCGGTTGACGAGGCCGGCAGTAAGGCCTGGCAGGCGGCGCTACGGGAGCACTGGAGGCGCACCGGTGCGGTGCAGGCCTGGGGCGGTGAACTGGAACAGAGGCTGGGGTCAGTGAGCCGTTGCGTCGGCGCGGGCGCTGTGGCCGACCGGGCTGCGGGACCAGCACTGCGGGCGCTGCCGGACGGCCAGGTCCAACGCCAGGTGATCGGACTCGATCATCTCCCGGGCTATTCGACGTGCCATTTCCAGGCGGTCGACGTGCACGTCAAGATCCGTCGGACCGGCGCCAGCCATATCGAACTCCTCGTCAGCGTTCGAGCTATTCGCATCATGCGGCACGTCGGGAATCGTCACCATTCTCCGATCGGTGGAAAGCTCCCGCCGTACGGCTCGGTGTCGCGTACCCCGGTTGCGCCGATGGTAGCGGCGGCCTCGCCACCCCGCCGGGAACTGCGGAAAGGCGGTCTTGCCGGCGGTTTGTACATTGCACGGTGCGACTTGTCCGGTGAGGGATCTTCGTTACGGGAGGACCGCCGTGCAGCATTCGAGCAGTACTGATCCGTTGTTCGTCGCCGTCGAATCAGACTCGATCACCCGTGCGGACGTCGCCGGGCTCATCGCGGGGCGGCTGGCCGCCATCCGGGTGCCGGGGCTGTTGTCCGCCGCCCGGTGTCACGCGATCACGGCTGCGCTCGCCGACGCGCCGATGGACCGCTACGACGAGAGTCGGGTCTTTCCGGTCGTCGCCAAGTTCGGCCCGGCCATCAACGACCACCGGGCCGCCGGTGAGCTTCGGGACGACTACTGGGACGCGGCCCGCGCGGCCGACAAGAGCTGGTCCACGTTGGGCCTGCCGGATTCGCCACGGGAGTTGTGCCTGGCGGCGTTCCGGACCGCCTGGCCGGATGTCGCACCCGGCCGTCGGCAGGGTCGGGAGATGCACGTCGGCATCGTCCGCGAGATCAACGCCGGTCTCCAGGTGCACTTCGACGACGCGGTCCGGGAGTACGCGGGCCGGCTGCTCGACGGCGACGTGGTGGCGCAGTTGGCGTTCAACATCTACATCCGGGTGCCGCCCGCAGGTGGGGAGACGGTGCTGTGGCGGCGGCGGTGGCAGCCGGGCGACGAGGAGCAGCGGATCCCCGGCGGGTACGGCTTCGACGAGTCGGTGACCGCCGACACGCAGTCGTTGACGCTGCGGCCCACGCTCGGGGAGGGTTTCCTGTTCGATCCCCGGCACTATCACACGGTGCGTCCCGCGACCGGTGGCCGCCGGATCTCCATAGGATGTTTTGTCGGGCTCACCGACGACGGTCGACTGGCCCTCTGGTCGTAGCGAAGGGCGTTTCCCATGGTGGACAGAAGCGACGTCGAGTCG
Coding sequences within:
- a CDS encoding 2OG-Fe(II)-dependent halogenase WelO5 family protein; this encodes MQHSSSTDPLFVAVESDSITRADVAGLIAGRLAAIRVPGLLSAARCHAITAALADAPMDRYDESRVFPVVAKFGPAINDHRAAGELRDDYWDAARAADKSWSTLGLPDSPRELCLAAFRTAWPDVAPGRRQGREMHVGIVREINAGLQVHFDDAVREYAGRLLDGDVVAQLAFNIYIRVPPAGGETVLWRRRWQPGDEEQRIPGGYGFDESVTADTQSLTLRPTLGEGFLFDPRHYHTVRPATGGRRISIGCFVGLTDDGRLALWS